In the Candidozyma auris chromosome 5, complete sequence genome, AGATGTATGATCTCGCAAAACAAAAAGTGGTTGGAGTGTTGCCTCGACACAAACACGCTACTTACGTGCTCTTTTCCAACAAGGAATGCACCATCGCTGAAGTTCTGGACCAGTTGgttctcttcaatgaaGAAATGCAAGAGGTATCCAGAAATACCAGCCCCATTCATAGTCCAAAGGGTGTTCATGGGCTCGAAGCAGGTGACGGATCGTCCTTAATTATTCATGGTGGCGACAGTATCTCTATAATTCCCATTAGTGTTGACTAAATTTTCAGAGTATCACGCTTTGtcagtttgcagccattgtgCATACCGCGATGAGGCCGATACATGGAGATGTACGGGTTGTGAGACATGGGTGCTAATTTTTCGGATAGAAATTTAAATTAATTCTCACAAACTTTACCCTGACCCCTGATCTGATTGTAATTTCATGTCGAAAAAAATCTCCTTCGACGAGTTTTTgaagcagcaacagcaggCTCAACAACAGCCCCGTGGCTACGGCTATAAGAACTCAAATAATTATCAGTACTCAGGTCAGAACTTCCAGTACTCAGGACAGAGCTTTCAGCCTGGCCAATACTACTCTGGATACCAGGGATACCAGGGATACCAGGGGTTTCAAAATCAGGCTCACACTGGGTATCAAGGCTATCCTGAACAAAGCTTCTCCGCGAGTCAGAATGGAAGCGAGGTTCCCTCTGGCGCTGAGTCCAGAATAACTAGTGGGGCAGCCACTCCCAATCCTGATGCCTCCACCACGTCTCTCTCGTCGCTAGGCTCTGCATTGAACAAACTTAAACTCGAAGAAACTCCTATACTGGAACATTTGACTGCGATTCAAAAGTGCTCCAAGATCAGTGactccaagaaggaggccGAGGCTATTGCGCAAAAGGTTGCAGAGCAGCCATCCATGACGATATTCGATACTTGGAAGATCCTTGATATCGTCAAAAACTTAGCAAAGGCAAGAAGCTCCCCAATTGTCAGGGAGTCCGCGCTTCTTGTAATACAGCAACTTGCGTTCAGCTTGAGTAACTCTGCTCCTAAAGAGCTGTACTTGGTGCAGTTCATCAGTGTGATCCTTGAAGCATTCACAGACAAGGACAGAAATGTTGTCAAAACTGCGAAACAGACCCTTGATATTGTTTATGGTGTCTTACCAGTAGAGATCTTGGGCAGCTTGTTCATTGACGAGATTATCAACTACCTTACATCGTCTGCAAAGTGGAACACCAAGATTGCTGCTTTAGAGATTATGGATAAGCTTATTGCTGAGGCCCCTGCCGATTTGTTGGAAATGAAATTTATCACTGCCGTTCCAGCGTTGACCGATATGGCAACAGACTTCAAGCCAGAGTTGGCCAAACACGGTTTAGCTACCTTAAAGCGCTTTGTGAAGGTGTTCGATAATCTTGATTTGCAAAACAAGTATGATTTGATCGTCGAAACCTTGGCCAATCCTCAAAAAGTTCCAGAGTGTATCAAGAACTTATCTTCTGTTACATTCGTGGCTGAAGTTACTGAACCTGCTTTGTCACTTCTAGTACCTATTCTTGacaagtcgttgaagatgtcaTCCTCTACCAATGATCAGTTGAGACAGACGGTTACCGTCACCGAAAACTTGACTAGATTGGTGAATAATAGAAGAGAGATTGAGCACTACATTCCTATTTTGTTACCTGGTGTGGAAAAGGTAGTAAACAATGCCTCATTGCCGGAAGTGAGAGAGTTGGGAGCTAAAGCACTTCgtgttttgaaagaagcagagagTGAACAAACCGATGGTAAGTTCCATGGCAGGATATCCTTGAAGGATGCGGAAAAATTCCTCACCGAAAACCTAAGTGAGGATGTTAAGGACGTGCCAGCCGCTTTGCTTAAGGATGGTACTGAAACGAGCTATCTTGCTACTATAGTACAAGTGGACGCTAACGTTAATGACTGGAAACGATTAGCAGAGTACCTTGAGAGCGCCATCCAATTGTCAGACTCTGTGACGGAGGAACTTAGAAAAAAGTATACTGAGGAAGTTataaagaatttgaagcaCCTCTTCACTGAATCAGCTCTGGTCGACAATGACGACAACGACGGTGCCGTTGAAATCGTTAATGCTGATTTCTCCTTGGCCTACGGTTCTCGtatgttgttgaacaaaaCCAACTTGAGATTGTTAAAGGGACACAGATACGGCCTCTGTGGCAGAAACGGTGCTGGTAAATCCACGTTGATGCGTGCTATTTCCAAGGGTCAATTAGAAGGCTTCCCTACTCCCGATCAGTTGCGTACATGCTTTGTCGAGCACAAATTGCAAGGTGAGGAAGGTGATTTGGATTTAGTCAGCTTCATTGCTTCTGACCCAGAGTTGGCCAATGTCGGGCGTGATGATATTGCTAAGGCATTGCAAGCTGTCGGGTTCCCTGAAGAAAGATTGACTCAACAAGTTGGCTCCTTATCGGGTGGttggaagatgaaattgGAATTAGCAAGAGCTATGCTTATGAAAGCTGATGTGTTGCTCTTGGATGAGCCTACTAACCACTTGGATGTTGGTAACGTCCAATGGTTACAGAATTACTTGATCGAGCACACGGAGATCACATCTTTGATCGTCTCCCACGACTCGGGTTTTTTGGATGCGGTTTGCACGGACATTATTCACTACGAGAACAAAAAGCTAGCATATTACAAGGGTAATTTATCAGAGTTTGTCAAGGTCAAGCCCGAGGGCAAGTCTTACTACACATTGAGTGACTccatggtgaagatggCCTTCCCACCTCCAGGTATCTTGTCTGGTGTAAAGTCTAATACGAGAGCAATAGCCAGAATGAGCAATGTTACTTTCACATATCCTGGTGCTGCGAAGCCATCCTTGAACAATGTCTCTTGCAGTTTGTGTTTGTCGTCTCGTGTGGCCATTGTTGGCCCCAATGGTGCGGGCAAGTCTAcgttgatcaagttgttgactGGAGAGTTGGTGCCAAACGAAGGTACTGTCGAGAAACATCCGAACTTGAGAATTGGATACATTGCTCAACACGCTTTGCAACACGTTGAACAGCATAAGGAGAAGACAGCCAACCAGTACTTACAGTGGCGTTACAGATTCGGTGACGACCGGGAAGTTTTATTAAAAGAATCGAGAAAGATctctgatgaagagaagcaAATCATGgaaaagctcattgacgTTGGTGACGGGCAAGGACCAAGACAAATTGAGGCGCTCGTTGGTAGacaaaagttgaagaaatctTTCCAGTATGAGATCAAATGGAAGTATTTCTTGCCTAAGTACAACTCCTGGCTTCCAAGAGAGTTTTTGATCGAGCAAGGAttcgagaagttgattcAAAAGTTCGATGATCATGAGGCTTCAAGAGAAGGTCTTGGCTACAGAGAATTGACACCAAAAGTAATAAGAAAGCATTTCGAGGATGTCGGATTGGATGGTGACATTGCAGACCACACACCTATGGGCTCTTTGTCCGGTGGTCAATTGGTCAAGGTTGTTATTGCTGGCGCTATGTGGAACAATCCCCACTtgcttgttcttgatgaaccTACAAACTATTTGGACAGAGACTCCTTGGGAGGTCTTGCCGTTGCCATTCGTGACTGGAGCGGAGGTGTTGTCATGATTTCGCACAACAACGAGTTTGTTGGAGCCTTGTGTCCTGAGCAATGGCACGTTGAAAATGGGGCTGTTGTTCAGAAGGGCAATGCTGCCGTTGATGCGCTGAGATTCGCTGATGGCGTCGAGTCCAAGGATGGTTCGCCTGCACCTGAAccagtgaagaagagagcagaCGATGACGACTCCCCTGCGAACATCAAGGTCAGAaccagaaagaagaagatgactagaaacgagaagaaagcacaggctgagagaagaagattgcgTCACATCGAATGGTTGAGCAGTCCTAAAGGTACACCAAAGCCACCAGACACtgacgacgaggaagaGTGATTTGGACTTTGTAAATTGGAATAAGTTAGATATTAATAGAGGTATCATCTGGGTGTTGGCAGCTAGAAGTAGACGGTGGAGAGGAAGCGTAGAATACCATCGTCCGCACGTGAGTATACTCACGTGCATCAACTTCCAAGTCGCCCTCGAAGGCAAGTctcaacaccttcaacatcttctccaGATAACGCCCAATGGCTGACAGATACTCGTTTTCCCTTACGACATTTTCCCCTCAGTATGTAATGGGCGAATGAGCTTGAACTATGCTCTTTTAATGACATTGTACTAACAATTTAGAGGGAAATTGGTCCAGATTGAATATGCCCTCAATGCGGTAAAGCAAGGTGTAACCACCATTGGCATCAAGTCTGCCTCGGGCGTGGTGCTTGCTACAGAGAGAAAGTCCAATT is a window encoding:
- the ELF1 gene encoding Elf1p, which gives rise to MSKKISFDEFLKQQQQAQQQPRGYGYKNSNNYQYSGQNFQYSGQSFQPGQYYSGYQGYQGYQGFQNQAHTGYQGYPEQSFSASQNGSEVPSGAESRITSGAATPNPDASTTSLSSLGSALNKLKLEETPISEHLTAIQKCSKISDSKKEAEAIAQKVAEQPSMTIFDTWKILDIVKNLAKARSSPIVRESALLVIQQLAFSLSNSAPKESYLVQFISVILEAFTDKDRNVVKTAKQTLDIVYGVLPVEILGSLFIDEIINYLTSSAKWNTKIAALEIMDKLIAEAPADLLEMKFITAVPALTDMATDFKPELAKHGLATLKRFVKVFDNLDLQNKYDLIVETLANPQKVPECIKNLSSVTFVAEVTEPALSLLVPILDKSLKMSSSTNDQLRQTVTVTENLTRLVNNRREIEHYIPILLPGVEKVVNNASLPEVRELGAKALRVLKEAESEQTDGKFHGRISLKDAEKFLTENLSEDVKDVPAALLKDGTETSYLATIVQVDANVNDWKRLAEYLESAIQLSDSVTEELRKKYTEEVIKNLKHLFTESASVDNDDNDGAVEIVNADFSLAYGSRMLLNKTNLRLLKGHRYGLCGRNGAGKSTLMRAISKGQLEGFPTPDQLRTCFVEHKLQGEEGDLDLVSFIASDPELANVGRDDIAKALQAVGFPEERLTQQVGSLSGGWKMKLELARAMLMKADVLLLDEPTNHLDVGNVQWLQNYLIEHTEITSLIVSHDSGFLDAVCTDIIHYENKKLAYYKGNLSEFVKVKPEGKSYYTLSDSMVKMAFPPPGILSGVKSNTRAIARMSNVTFTYPGAAKPSLNNVSCSLCLSSRVAIVGPNGAGKSTLIKLLTGELVPNEGTVEKHPNLRIGYIAQHALQHVEQHKEKTANQYLQWRYRFGDDREVLLKESRKISDEEKQIMEKLIDVGDGQGPRQIEALVGRQKLKKSFQYEIKWKYFLPKYNSWLPREFLIEQGFEKLIQKFDDHEASREGLGYRELTPKVIRKHFEDVGLDGDIADHTPMGSLSGGQLVKVVIAGAMWNNPHLLVLDEPTNYLDRDSLGGLAVAIRDWSGGVVMISHNNEFVGALCPEQWHVENGAVVQKGNAAVDASRFADGVESKDGSPAPEPVKKRADDDDSPANIKVRTRKKKMTRNEKKAQAERRRLRHIEWLSSPKGTPKPPDTDDEEE